The sequence TGATGCAGCGACTGTTGATGCTATCGCtaggtcgtgtgtgtgtgtacggcggATCCGTGGGTCCTTCAGCAAGCTAATGTTAGCTGCTAGCCAAAGTGCctgaacaaatatttttaaatatgcgCCACAACAAAGCTGCTATGGCAACCAAAGATACAAGTGAACTATTTCATGTACTTCCTGGCGCGTTAtctttgaacaaatgtatttatttattggaCAGTTTGCCACCAACACCATCAGAACATTTAAATGTATAGTAaattatgttttgttttaatacaACAGCTATTTGAATGGACCCAAATCACACTGCACTTTTATTAAGACTGCAACTTTGATGCAAATTCACTCTTTTTGTGTGTACGAATGTTATGTTGTACTGTGTATTGTGAGTGTTATTTTATCTTATTTGCCAGTGCCAAAGACACATGTCCATGTTATGTAaatgcagtgttgggaaagttcactttctacatgaactagttcagttcacagttcacacattttaaaatgaactagttcagttcatagttcataattcaaaatgttgaactaaagttcatggtttcaaaaatgaactaatttatagttcatagttattttttcaatacgttgctgcgagctattatttgtctcctggatgttaatgggccatttcaatttttacaatatcctcagagggacgtacaagttattgacctctgcttaaaaaaactaaaaatcacagcccattcatttcattctgtgcaaagaaaaagcaacctcctaatccagatatctcaccatgactcgcgtatgcatgcacgtgcagggtgtggcgtgaccaccaaaacagaaagataatttatggacacaagatgtgtggacatgtatttagtttcctatccatgtgatgtgaacatgatttaagtgggggggacctaacctcctctagaggggtccggggggcatgctcccctgggaagacttgttgcactttgagagcaacattaggagatctatggacacatctctcaacacccaaacacaactgtaagcagattttcttttaatgtatggatatttgacaaatcactcccctttgaaactgtattcttctttattaataactgtcatatagtattttatacctgtttactttattctcttatttttttataactataatgatcatataaagatgtgcctttacctcactggttgtagacaaagcttcttatattcgttagcatagctagctaaccagatgctaatgataacaacacagttattgactgtctgatcagtatgacagatgagcagatcgccactgggctttcaactaaagacacagacacacagaaactgcggcatgtgtatggacttatcggtactgcaatttctgaagtgctggagtggcgttctggtgctctccgtcagaactgcacccctgtcagtcgagacatataccacgtgatgacacgttaggctcgtgttgtgttcaaggaccctgaccttggccaggaaaaacaggtactcgcttgtttaatttttttgcggtctagatttctttcatttttttattttttgcgtgtgtttataaattacctcgagggccgtaccaaattgtctcgcgggccgtatacggccggaggccggactcggaggttccccacccctgccgtagagtctcactctgagcgagtgctgctgcagctgctctcggcttcgtccatactaattcattcattcattcaatgctcgccggttccgcggttccacattgtttgttgtgaggagtctgatatatttagtatatttatattttagtgcgacagccaggggtgacaggcgcgtacgcgtcacaggcagcttgctgttgccagattgggtggttttccgcattattttgaagcctgtttacggtgtgttttaactgggatttcggctgaaaggcatatgaaatctggcacacttttgaacgccgttataatagagtgctgagaatgaacgcacttttgaacgccgttatacagcgctgagaatgaacgcgttctcaattacgttcaacgagcggaaatacagtacgttcagttcacgttcgcccaaaatatgaacgcgttcatgaacgatcgttcattgaacgcgttcaggtacatcactgtgtAAATGTAATGGCCAATAAAGTATTCTGAATCTGAATCCCTTCTACCATACGTTTCACATAGGTCCCCTTATTTCGGCACAAAGTATCATTCTCTGCTCTCAATGATTTAGCAATGACCCAttttaaacacattaataaagcaGCAACAAACCACAAGACCATGGTCCAAGTCAATATTGCCCTCTATGGCCACAAAGGGAAGTTACCATAATGGTTTTCAAGAACTTGGTTAAAAGTAACTCCAACAAAATttgatttataatttatttcaaaattcaaacagtttttttttacagtggccCCAATTATCTTACCATCTCAGTTTATTTGGTGGGTTGGGAAAAATGCATCTACCTCATATTTGGTGAATGTATTAATGATCAAATGGAAGACAGTGTTTGTTAggcttcatttaaaaaatacttaAAACAAGTCAGTGTGTATTTATTCGTTTCAAATGTGATAATTCAAatttaacattaaaacatttttcaGTGGCCCACCAACAGGCTATATTACGGCTTCAAGAATGCAAAACTTAGTATGTATATATAGTGTTTAAAACAACAGTTTTGATATAAATGTGATTCTTTCAGCTTTCAAATAGCTTTTTGAAGGCTGAACCAATCTCCTGGATCATGTCCGTTGTGGTGGTGGAGCGGCCATGTCGCTGGAACGCTTGGTTGTTGCACTGTCTTGTTAGAGAACAGGCCCCGAATGCTGCAACCATTGATGGATTCGCACTGGAgaaataataacaaaaataatggATTAGGAAACAAGGAGACATATACTTAACATGTGTTTGTTCATACAATACTACAAGTAAAAATAGCATACTGGTGGTTTAACTTTCAAAATGCACTATCAAGTGAAAATAAGAATACATGAGGGCTGCAAGTAAGAGATTACTTTCATATGTATCTACGAAAAACTAGAGTATATTGGAAAAAACCCACTACAGTTTTTTTACCATTTTCCATGGTATATAATTTACAATCGTTTTTAATCATATTAAGATACATAATTGTATTAGCTTTACAAGTTTAGTTTTTtacaccagaggcctgtactacgaagccggttcaacctaacctggatatgtttgagttacccggcttacctaatccaaaacaaacgcgctctcgctaaactgtcctacgacactggttatcaactcgttaACTCAAGCCAGCTTTGCCCTATcaagttaggtgcgcgttcacataaaaggggtggtatttggagcattcgaccaatcacaaacatggagaagcgtactgacagcgcagcgtcatacttcctgaatgaaaagtcaactataatattagacaatgaagacgttaaactttaaacatccatgacttaaacactttatccaggatcaaagccacatagttgcacctgcaaggtgaatacagctggtaacagaaaaagtgtttgaatgcgtacattaacaggtttatgatatcactgccccgtctaagacacgatctgactttaattacatttgacttgagtgtttcgtcaacttaatgtgttgcttaaaataatacttctgcatacatgtgacactgtaagtgttgcacggccagatacagctcaagaagctgactcagataaggagatatgatacattatgatgtgaatgataatgggacacatcaacgtctgcactcacagtgccgcggattgtaagtaatgttactttgatccggttacttatgatttggcagatatgtaagtaagctttcttaacgctaatgttataatagtcagattgctctgaagatgagaggtgatattctattaattttcacgctcacagtcggtgatttttgccggccgtctttcctgcaaccgcaatttaaactgtatttcctttctcctgtaatatgacttgatcgctttaaactccgtaCACTgaactctgattggtcagcaggccgTGCTTTAACTGacttgatctcttagcctgcaacctaacctgctccggaccaggttagccgctcagcataacagggatgcaaactcatcaggtatgaaaaaggtaacaaggatccgagccccccgaccccacggaatatcggctttaaaattaggaataacagaggattttagcagtcagaacaactaaagcagcagtgttactaagaacagaaacgccaaagagtcacatctaatataaatatatataaaagcatttattttaattgtgtagcagtgagtttaacattttggcagcactgttgagcattttgaaaatgtattttgatgcctctgtgcaaggcttagtctttctatctgtatagccactggtgtaaagtaactaagttcataaactcaagtactacttgggtacaattttgagatactttatttaagtatttcaatgtttcttttgctactttgtacttctaatccactacagttcagaggtacatggtgtacttttactccactacatgtattaatccctttagttacttcacagatgtggatgaatgatgtgaaatctaatcaagtgttaaatcagactttagttccacctggagtaaatccacaagctaccctgcagtatacaaagtcattcaaactagctgcacctttaccagctttgagaacactttcatgatcaatcattataaaacatatcagatatattattctgaaatggaccaatctgcacaatgactacttttactgtcgctactttaatacttttacttgaggaacattttgaatgcagtacttttactgtaacagagtattcctacactctggtgcttctagtacaagacctgagtacttctacttttactgtcgctactttaactatattttgatgataatacttttgtacttttatttgaggaacattttgattgcaggattgttcctacactctggtacttctactttaactcaagtacaagacctgggtacttctacttttactcaagtacaagatatatacttataccacctccgtttctagcctatgaaaaaaactaatagaaaacgaaggctaaagctaacgttagcagatagtgatgctagtttgctagttaagtttgctcaatgATAATATAgcgacagaaaaacgtttcagtgcacatcacgctctgccgctccgacagggagctctgctctgaacacctgaacggcccgttctaacagctgttcaccagcggtccagtctgtgccacagtgactccggacaacacagttaatattaacgaacgcacccgtaggtaatgtggctgctgaagctagaccatcatcgcggagcagcagagccgacaggcaggaagactcgagcacacagctcgcgcttcattataatatataaaaaaagaacaccatgcgtgtcatgatggcacatagcaGCTTGCGGCTGCAGATTACCGGGTCCCAGATActccaaaaatatttttttgcagatctacatgaatcacacaaacgacctattttggattcaaaacagcgaatttcgccgaaaggtaacaagtttgcatccctggcataagttaccatggagatctagcccgctaagaagtgaaccagcgtcgtaggaccggaaacagagttttccctgaagttagctcgctaagccaaaatccggcttcgtagtacaggcctctggctgTCAAGAGGCTgaactctctcccctctctcccctctctccccttCCTCCCCTCTCCCCCACTGGACTATAACTCCCCATACACTCAGACACTCAATTCCAGAACCAGACACTTtttttacgctgctatggaTAATCTTACACTATGTACATTCCCTaacatattgaagtgactgttattttgtatatattgattgttgtgttttatcttaatgtgtgcatatgtgtatgtgtatatatatatatatacatatgatatacatatttgtattgttgtattttgaattgttggaaacgttatttcgatctctccgtctgtacaaacacagaaaaattgacattaaagttgactttgactttacaATATATAAACCAAAAATAACCCTATATTAAGTATGATGAATTACAACTCACACAAGTTTAAACTCTGCAATTTGAGTTTTCAATGCAAACAAATCAATGGGGGCTGTAAAGGTATATCATTTATCCTGAAACGTACATTAAAATAGTTCACATTTAAAATGGTATGCTTTTTGTAAGTATTGTTTGAAAATAAGAACACTTGGTATGGTCCTTAACAAAGGAGCTATATACTACAATTAAAACAAGATGTACAAGCAGCCAATCATGCCCTCACCTTCTGCCCACTCCAGCTGCAGAGGCAGCGTGGGCCCAGTGTGCAAACACTCCCAGAGATCCAGAGAGAACATCCCCCTGTCCACCACATCTTCTCCCACTGCCCTCCACACTGCACGTGATCACTGAAAACAAAGTCAGGAAGTCACCACATGTCTCCAGAGTAACATTGCAAAGGGTGATAGATCAGCTGGAAAGTGTGTCTCCTAAATATTGTTTTCATACTGTGAGAAATCTTGACACTTACCTTTACCGCCATCTGTAATGAGATCCTGTTCTCCTTTTAGCACCATAGTGATATTGCCCATGGCAACACTGAGCTGAGTGATGCTGCGCTGACGATCACTGATGTCCATGGGCTCGTGGTGCTGAGACAGCAAACACACATATGCGTACATTAACACAGAATAATGTGTTATATGCCATTATTTGGTGTCTAAATCAGCTCTGCGGAAGAAGACCCACCAGCGCCTCATACAGTCGCGTGAACTCCATGAAGTTAGGTGTGAGGATGCCTTTGTGGTACCCGTGAATAACAGATGGTTGCTGTGTAACTAGCCATAATCCATCCTGTTGGAAATAAACAAATATAATAACAAAACAGACTCATTGTTCTTTGTACAGCTCTGCGAATAAAATCCCATCTGTTCAACAGCTTGATTTTGAGACTTACTGCGTCTATGATGATCGGGATATCTCTTGTTTTAGACTTCTCTATCACCTCCTAAAAGACAGGGGAAAGATAGTTATTTTGAGATAATGATGAAGCAAATATGCAAAGAACAACAACACTTAGGTTAAAGAAACACACTGTACAGTTCTCTCAGGCTGCACCAAAGAAAATCTGTATATACACATCAACTTGTTTGATCATTCTTGGCAAAGTTGGGTTACAACTCGACAGTAGAATTACCcaatttatataaaatatatgtaGTTTAAATTGTATACACGTTTGCCAACAAGGGACTGATGGATTTAACTGTCTTTTTAAGAGTCTCCTTTGCATCAGTGCAGATGATGTCCACAGAGAGGAGTTGTTTCATGTGCAGTTTTCAAGTTCATCACTGTATTATAAATATCAAAAATGTAATGTTAGTACAGTTTTGTGTTTATGTACAAGCATCTGTTCCAAGAGACTGTTTAAGTGCAGGAGGGAGTGAATATATTCCACGTGCCTTGGCTGTTTTCAGTAATGCGTCTTCTCTCCCTAG is a genomic window of Pseudochaenichthys georgianus chromosome 21, fPseGeo1.2, whole genome shotgun sequence containing:
- the naxd gene encoding ATP-dependent (S)-NAD(P)H-hydrate dehydratase isoform X3, which translates into the protein MIRILCVKLKRSSSLVFERYYSSGSTSHRGMDEDFLSLVKSIVPPLTSKKHKGQDGRIGIIGGCQDYTGAPYFAAISALKAGADLSHVFCTKDAASVIKSFSPELIVHPVLDSPNAVEEIDKWLPRLHALVVGPGLGREDALLKTAKEVIEKSKTRDIPIIIDADGLWLVTQQPSVIHGYHKGILTPNFMEFTRLYEALHHEPMDISDRQRSITQLSVAMGNITMVLKGEQDLITDGGKVITCSVEGSGRRCGGQGDVLSGSLGVFAHWAHAASAAGVGRSANPSMVAAFGACSLTRQCNNQAFQRHGRSTTTTDMIQEIGSAFKKLFES
- the naxd gene encoding ATP-dependent (S)-NAD(P)H-hydrate dehydratase isoform X4, whose protein sequence is MDEDFLSLVKSIVPPLTSKKHKGQDGRIGIIGGCQDYTGAPYFAAISALKAGADLSHVFCTKDAASVIKSFSPELIVHPVLDSPNAVEEIDKWLPRLHALVVGPGLGREDALLKTAKEVIEKSKTRDIPIIIDADGLWLVTQQPSVIHGYHKGILTPNFMEFTRLYEALHHEPMDISDRQRSITQLSVAMGNITMVLKGEQDLITDGGKVITCSVEGSGRRCGGQGDVLSGSLGVFAHWAHAASAAGVGRSANPSMVAAFGACSLTRQCNNQAFQRHGRSTTTTDMIQEIGSAFKKLFES
- the naxd gene encoding ATP-dependent (S)-NAD(P)H-hydrate dehydratase isoform X2, whose amino-acid sequence is MPQEVQMLAFCFISVALSFFVTLVCLNEKVFERYYSSGSTSHRGMDEDFLSLVKSIVPPLTSKKHKGQDGRIGIIGGCQDYTGAPYFAAISALKAGADLSHVFCTKDAASVIKSFSPELIVHPVLDSPNAVEEIDKWLPRLHALVVGPGLGREDALLKTAKEVIEKSKTRDIPIIIDADGLWLVTQQPSVIHGYHKGILTPNFMEFTRLYEALHHEPMDISDRQRSITQLSVAMGNITMVLKGEQDLITDGGKVITCSVEGSGRRCGGQGDVLSGSLGVFAHWAHAASAAGVGRSANPSMVAAFGACSLTRQCNNQAFQRHGRSTTTTDMIQEIGSAFKKLFES